A genome region from Paenibacillus pabuli includes the following:
- the hemB gene encoding porphobilinogen synthase, translating into MSFPIVRHRRLRQSAGIRNMVRETHLTVDDFIQPIYVTYGENVKSEIKSMPGVFRFSLDRLQEEVKEIADLGIPAVLLFGIPETKDSIGSSGFAEDGIVQEATKLIKSWYPDLLVVADTCLCEFTDHGHCGMVHTVEVDGHICGDVLNDESLDLLVKTAVSQAKAGADIIAPSNMMDGFVQAIRAGLDENGFSHIPIMSYSVKYASAFYGPFREAADSTPQFGDRKSYQMDPANAREALREAETDVLEGADMLMVKPSLSYLDVMRTIKDQFDLPLVAYNVSGEYAMVKAAAMQGWIDEKKVAMEILLSMKRAGADMIITYYGKDASRWLAEK; encoded by the coding sequence TTTTCCAATTGTACGACACCGTCGCTTACGGCAATCCGCAGGTATCCGCAACATGGTCAGAGAGACTCATCTGACAGTGGATGATTTTATCCAGCCGATTTATGTAACTTACGGTGAAAACGTAAAATCCGAAATCAAATCCATGCCAGGCGTATTCCGTTTTTCCCTTGACCGTCTGCAAGAAGAGGTAAAAGAGATTGCTGATCTTGGAATTCCGGCCGTGTTGTTGTTCGGTATTCCTGAGACAAAGGATAGTATTGGTTCTTCTGGTTTCGCTGAAGATGGTATTGTGCAGGAAGCAACGAAATTGATTAAGTCCTGGTATCCCGACCTGCTGGTTGTGGCCGATACCTGTCTGTGTGAATTTACGGATCACGGCCACTGCGGTATGGTGCATACCGTTGAAGTAGACGGGCATATCTGCGGAGATGTTCTGAATGATGAATCGCTGGATCTGCTTGTGAAAACAGCTGTATCCCAAGCCAAAGCAGGCGCGGATATTATTGCCCCATCCAATATGATGGATGGATTCGTCCAGGCCATACGGGCCGGACTGGATGAAAATGGCTTCAGCCATATTCCAATCATGTCATACTCCGTTAAGTATGCATCTGCTTTTTATGGTCCTTTCCGTGAAGCAGCGGATTCCACGCCGCAGTTCGGAGATCGCAAATCGTATCAGATGGACCCGGCCAATGCCCGCGAGGCACTGCGCGAAGCCGAAACGGATGTGCTGGAAGGAGCAGACATGCTGATGGTAAAACCGTCACTCTCCTATCTGGATGTGATGCGTACGATCAAAGATCAATTTGACCTTCCGCTTGTGGCCTATAATGTAAGTGGGGAGTACGCCATGGTGAAGGCAGCAGCAATGCAGGGTTGGATTGATGAGAAAAAGGTCGCCATGGAAATTCTGCTCAGCATGAAACGCGCGGGTGCCGACATGATTATTACGTATTACGGAAAAGACGCTTCCCGCTGGTTGGCTGAAAAATAA
- the hemL gene encoding glutamate-1-semialdehyde 2,1-aminomutase, whose product MTAQSGKRRNDERSRSAFEEAKQYIPGGVNSPVRAFKSVGLTPIYAERGEGSKIYDIDGNVFIDYVGSWGPLIMGHAHPDVVEALRETALKGTSFGAPTLLETEMAKLVCERVPSIDIVRMVNSGTEATMSAIRLARGVTGRSKILKFEGSYHGHADSLLIKAGSGVATLGLPDSPGVPEGVATNTITVPYNDLESVSLAFERYGEELAAVIVEPVAGNMGVVPPAEGFLEGLRSLTNQYGSLLIFDEVMTGFRVGLNCAQGRFGVTPDLTCLGKVIGGGLPVGAYGGRRDLMEQIAPTGPIYQAGTLSGNPLAMAAGYTTLKLLTPEVYDRLETLSARLQAGFEKNAAETGIAVTINRVGSMVCPFFSGVPVTNYDIAKASNLDQFVRYFAAMIDQGVSVAPSQFEGMFVSGVHTEQDIDDTIEANRKALQSL is encoded by the coding sequence ATGACTGCACAATCAGGAAAAAGACGCAACGATGAGCGCTCACGCAGCGCATTCGAAGAAGCCAAGCAGTACATACCTGGAGGCGTAAACAGTCCCGTTCGGGCTTTTAAATCGGTAGGACTTACCCCGATCTATGCAGAACGCGGAGAAGGATCCAAAATTTACGATATTGATGGCAACGTATTTATTGATTATGTAGGCTCATGGGGACCGCTTATCATGGGACATGCCCATCCTGATGTCGTTGAAGCACTGCGTGAGACAGCTCTGAAAGGAACGAGCTTTGGTGCTCCAACGCTGCTGGAAACAGAGATGGCTAAGCTTGTTTGCGAACGCGTGCCTTCCATCGATATTGTGCGGATGGTGAACTCGGGTACGGAAGCGACCATGAGTGCCATTAGGCTGGCACGTGGTGTAACGGGTCGCAGCAAAATTTTGAAGTTTGAAGGTTCATACCACGGACATGCGGACAGCTTGCTGATCAAAGCGGGTTCTGGTGTCGCTACCCTTGGATTGCCAGACAGCCCTGGAGTTCCAGAAGGAGTGGCTACTAATACGATCACGGTACCTTACAATGATTTGGAATCGGTTAGCCTTGCCTTTGAACGTTATGGTGAGGAACTGGCTGCTGTCATTGTCGAGCCTGTGGCTGGGAATATGGGCGTTGTACCTCCGGCGGAGGGCTTTCTTGAAGGCTTGCGCAGTCTGACCAACCAGTACGGCAGCCTGCTTATCTTTGACGAAGTAATGACCGGTTTCCGCGTAGGCTTGAACTGTGCACAGGGTCGATTCGGTGTTACGCCCGATCTGACTTGTCTCGGTAAAGTTATCGGCGGCGGCCTGCCGGTCGGGGCTTATGGCGGTCGTCGGGATCTGATGGAGCAGATCGCTCCAACCGGTCCGATTTATCAGGCGGGAACACTGAGTGGTAACCCACTGGCAATGGCAGCAGGCTACACGACACTCAAACTGTTGACACCGGAAGTCTATGATCGTTTGGAGACGTTATCGGCACGTTTGCAGGCTGGCTTCGAAAAGAATGCAGCAGAGACGGGCATTGCAGTAACGATTAACCGTGTTGGCTCCATGGTATGTCCGTTCTTCAGCGGTGTACCTGTCACCAATTACGATATAGCCAAAGCAAGCAATCTGGATCAGTTTGTTCGTTACTTTGCAGCCATGATTGATCAAGGTGTAAGTGTGGCACCTTCGCAATTTGAAGGCATGTTCGTCTCTGGTGTGCACACAGAGCAGGACATTGACGATACGATTGAAGCGAACCGTAAGGCTCTTCAATCTCTATGA
- a CDS encoding RluA family pseudouridine synthase, producing the protein MTIKSWKRRGEWLELMPGKVVTGSSDKQLAAEQWLLTELSFPEKLLRQLKANHGIQLAGDRLRLALFASQPIDVEPRWADIDVLYEDDFSLVVHKPAGMKLHPDGTRADHAITLDHAVASYYEINGIDTCVRHVHRLDEDTTGPVLYAKNAFTLAKLDEAMRRKDIGRQYVAIAEGQVSPKLSKIDAPIGKDRHHKQRRRVSESGQEAVTHVEIVDVWEQATLVRLILDTGRTHQIRVHLSYAGHPLVGDQLYGGRADAIGRQALHGEVLRFNHPLTGALIEVHDPWPSDFEQLAQRERKVQ; encoded by the coding sequence ATGACGATCAAAAGTTGGAAACGTCGTGGAGAATGGCTTGAGCTGATGCCAGGCAAGGTGGTAACAGGCAGTTCAGACAAACAGCTTGCAGCAGAGCAATGGCTGCTCACTGAACTTTCGTTTCCGGAAAAACTGCTTCGTCAGCTCAAGGCAAATCACGGAATTCAATTGGCAGGGGACCGGCTTCGGCTGGCCCTTTTTGCATCTCAGCCCATTGATGTTGAACCCCGGTGGGCTGATATCGATGTGCTGTATGAGGATGATTTTAGTCTGGTTGTGCACAAACCTGCAGGTATGAAGCTTCACCCGGATGGAACACGTGCCGATCATGCCATTACACTGGATCATGCCGTCGCTTCTTATTATGAGATCAATGGTATCGACACCTGTGTGCGCCACGTTCATCGTCTGGATGAAGATACAACGGGTCCCGTTTTATATGCCAAAAATGCCTTTACCCTGGCCAAGCTGGATGAGGCGATGCGTCGCAAAGACATTGGGCGTCAGTATGTAGCCATTGCTGAAGGTCAGGTTTCTCCAAAACTCAGCAAAATTGATGCTCCCATAGGCAAGGACAGGCACCACAAGCAGCGCAGACGTGTTTCCGAGAGTGGGCAGGAAGCAGTAACGCATGTAGAGATTGTAGACGTATGGGAACAGGCGACACTTGTGCGTTTGATACTGGATACAGGACGTACGCATCAGATCAGGGTACATCTGAGTTATGCCGGACACCCGCTTGTTGGCGATCAGCTGTATGGAGGCCGGGCTGATGCAATTGGACGCCAGGCTCTTCATGGAGAAGTGTTAAGGTTTAATCATCCGCTTACCGGGGCACTGATTGAAGTTCATGATCCGTGGCCTTCCGATTTTGAACAGCTCGCACAGCGGGAACGCAAGGTCCAATAA
- a CDS encoding LysM peptidoglycan-binding domain-containing protein, with the protein MLNQPYGLRFDIYERVHLSEGVPAIEELEEIELYPRIQVIGQDDHATLRGHLLLTGAYRGENEISEELKHFIPVEITVPLNRVRSLEDISIEIENFDVDLLSSRSLNITGVLSLRGIEGFPVEEPQAWSAEEFTVVHSPDPQQGNRSPEEEYADAGLNTFAQEYLLQRSEEEGLPITADSLYAEEVPGNLQQAADESTRYEDDTQPVTPLNPASEQLYADTIENQNEENSQNRPPAEENAPSLITQEDEAADNEVPGSPSPVSSFMAETADRLASYPESEPLLPLAEESPSVWAEPSVETLHTNTELNQQPSEDLAVSNVWNFESSRSGSPQEDQAEAETPAENWQDVFAASELESAEGERPSTLKAVDAEESSEPVSFIPEPVAETEDKPELKVAFGSKKESSPRQEEGVGISSLLSSGRSVRDTETDREDESVAGSVQEEAYQADDVQWKNLFLGTIVDQTPFRKVKLCIVQREETLDTIADRYQLSTRELQLYNRLSEQVVEEGQILYIP; encoded by the coding sequence TTGTTGAATCAACCTTATGGTTTGCGGTTCGATATTTATGAGCGCGTTCATTTGTCCGAGGGAGTCCCTGCCATTGAGGAACTGGAGGAAATTGAGTTATACCCGCGTATTCAAGTCATCGGTCAGGATGATCATGCAACGTTGCGAGGCCATCTTTTGCTTACAGGTGCGTATCGGGGAGAGAACGAGATCTCGGAGGAATTGAAACATTTTATTCCGGTTGAGATCACGGTTCCCCTGAATCGGGTAAGATCGCTTGAGGATATCTCGATTGAGATTGAAAACTTTGATGTGGATTTGTTATCCAGCCGAAGCTTGAATATTACAGGCGTGTTGTCACTGCGTGGCATAGAGGGCTTTCCTGTCGAGGAGCCGCAGGCTTGGTCAGCAGAAGAGTTTACCGTGGTACACTCCCCTGATCCGCAGCAGGGTAACCGCTCCCCGGAAGAAGAGTATGCAGATGCTGGGTTGAACACCTTTGCACAGGAATATCTGCTTCAACGCAGCGAAGAGGAAGGGCTGCCTATAACGGCCGATTCGCTGTACGCAGAAGAAGTCCCAGGGAATCTGCAGCAAGCCGCTGATGAAAGTACTCGTTATGAAGATGATACGCAGCCGGTTACACCGTTAAACCCTGCATCCGAACAGCTCTATGCTGATACGATCGAAAATCAAAATGAGGAAAACAGTCAGAATAGACCACCTGCTGAAGAAAATGCCCCTTCTTTAATCACCCAAGAAGATGAAGCAGCCGATAATGAAGTACCCGGCTCGCCTTCACCAGTCTCTTCTTTTATGGCGGAAACTGCAGACCGACTGGCTTCTTATCCGGAGTCAGAGCCATTGTTACCATTGGCCGAAGAATCACCATCTGTCTGGGCCGAGCCTTCCGTGGAGACCTTACATACTAACACGGAGCTGAACCAACAACCATCGGAAGACTTGGCTGTATCGAATGTTTGGAATTTTGAATCTTCCAGGTCGGGTTCGCCGCAGGAAGATCAGGCGGAGGCTGAGACTCCGGCAGAGAATTGGCAGGATGTATTTGCAGCGTCTGAACTGGAGTCTGCCGAGGGAGAAAGACCTTCTACACTGAAAGCAGTGGATGCCGAGGAATCTTCGGAGCCTGTTTCGTTCATTCCTGAACCTGTGGCTGAGACAGAAGACAAGCCAGAGCTCAAAGTTGCGTTTGGCAGCAAAAAGGAGTCTTCACCAAGACAGGAAGAAGGGGTTGGCATCTCGTCCCTGTTGTCCTCGGGCAGATCCGTCCGGGATACAGAAACGGATCGGGAGGACGAGTCGGTCGCTGGCTCCGTACAGGAAGAAGCTTACCAGGCTGATGATGTCCAGTGGAAGAACCTGTTTTTGGGCACGATTGTGGATCAGACGCCATTCCGCAAAGTGAAACTGTGCATTGTCCAGCGGGAAGAGACATTGGATACCATTGCTGACCGGTATCAATTGAGTACCAGGGAGCTCCAGTTATACAATCGTTTGTCTGAACAGGTCGTTGAAGAGGGGCAGATTTTATACATCCCCTGA
- a CDS encoding valine--tRNA ligase, which translates to MSEEKKSAATEMPTTYDPKAAEQKWYSTWTERGYFKAGQRKDAEPYTIVIPPPNVTGMLHIGHALDFTLQDILIRTKRMQGYDALWLPGSDHAGIATQTKVEQKLREEGLTRYDLGREKFLDKVWDWKDQYATTIRQQWGKMGLSLDYSRERFTLDEGLSQAVRKVFVQLYEKGLIYRGKRIINWDPVNRTALSDIEVEYKEVQGHLYHLKYPLKDGSGYVTVATTRPETMLGDTAVAVHPKDERYADMIGKTLILPIIGREIPVIADDYVDKEFGSGAVKITPAHDPNDFEVGLRHNLPQITVMDETGTMNAEAGKYQGLDRSDCRKQIVADLQELGVLINIEDHTHQVGHSERTGAVVEPYLSTQWFVEMKPLAERAIQKQQNGEGVNFVPDRFEKTYLNWIENVRDWCISRQLWWGHRIPAWYDDETGEIIVSAEDPTTLPEYAGRKLRQDEDVLDTWFSSALWPFSTLGWPEDAEDLKRYYPTSVLVTGYDIIYFWVARMIFTALEFTDEIPFKDVLMHGLVRDADGRKMSKSLGNGVDPLDVIEKYGADAMRYMISTSSTPGQDLRFRWERVEQARNFANKIWNASRFALMNLEGFTFEDRDISGELGTADYWILHRLNETSRDITRLIEAYEFGETGRLLYNFIWDDLCDWYIEFAKLSFYGEDPVAKKKTQSVLAYVLDHTMRLIHPFMPYISEEIWQHLPHEGETITLASWPVYDPALENTEAVAEMNLLMDTIRAVRNIRAEVNVPMSKKIELMVKANSTETYSIIERNSHYIQRFCNTSEFDSGLDLSSPDKAMSAVITGAELYLPLAGLIDIEQEVARLEKELQNLEGEVLRVEKKLANEGFVAKAPAKVIEEERAKQADYSDKRDKVIARIKELKG; encoded by the coding sequence ATGTCTGAAGAAAAAAAATCAGCTGCAACAGAAATGCCGACTACGTATGATCCGAAAGCTGCGGAGCAGAAATGGTATTCCACCTGGACAGAGCGTGGATACTTCAAGGCTGGACAGCGCAAGGATGCTGAGCCGTATACCATTGTAATTCCACCCCCGAACGTAACAGGTATGCTTCATATCGGGCATGCACTGGATTTTACCCTGCAGGATATCCTGATCCGGACCAAACGGATGCAAGGGTATGATGCACTGTGGCTCCCAGGTTCCGACCATGCAGGAATTGCGACTCAAACCAAAGTGGAGCAAAAGCTGCGTGAAGAAGGTCTGACCCGCTATGATCTGGGACGCGAGAAATTCCTGGATAAAGTGTGGGACTGGAAAGACCAATACGCGACAACGATCCGTCAGCAGTGGGGTAAAATGGGGCTGTCACTGGATTATTCACGTGAACGCTTTACGCTCGACGAAGGGCTTTCCCAAGCTGTGCGCAAAGTGTTTGTTCAACTATATGAGAAAGGCCTGATTTACAGAGGCAAACGTATTATCAACTGGGATCCCGTGAACCGTACTGCATTGTCTGACATTGAGGTGGAGTACAAAGAAGTTCAAGGACACCTGTATCATCTGAAATATCCACTTAAAGACGGAAGCGGTTATGTTACAGTGGCGACGACTCGTCCGGAGACGATGCTCGGTGATACTGCGGTTGCTGTTCATCCAAAAGATGAACGCTATGCAGATATGATTGGCAAAACGCTGATCCTGCCGATCATTGGCCGGGAGATTCCGGTTATTGCCGATGATTATGTAGATAAGGAATTCGGAAGCGGTGCTGTAAAAATTACGCCTGCACATGATCCGAATGACTTTGAAGTGGGTCTTCGCCACAACCTGCCTCAGATCACAGTAATGGATGAGACAGGTACCATGAATGCTGAAGCAGGCAAATATCAGGGTCTGGATCGCAGCGACTGCCGCAAGCAGATTGTTGCCGATTTGCAGGAACTTGGTGTATTGATCAACATTGAGGATCACACACACCAAGTTGGACACAGCGAACGGACGGGAGCCGTGGTTGAGCCTTATTTGTCCACACAATGGTTTGTTGAGATGAAGCCTCTCGCAGAAAGAGCCATTCAAAAACAGCAGAACGGTGAAGGCGTAAACTTCGTTCCGGATCGTTTTGAGAAAACGTATTTGAACTGGATCGAAAATGTTCGTGACTGGTGTATCTCACGTCAGTTGTGGTGGGGACATCGCATTCCTGCCTGGTACGACGATGAGACTGGTGAAATTATTGTATCTGCTGAAGATCCAACAACGCTGCCAGAGTACGCTGGTCGCAAGCTGAGACAGGATGAAGATGTTCTGGATACGTGGTTCAGTTCTGCATTGTGGCCTTTCTCCACGCTCGGCTGGCCGGAAGATGCAGAAGATCTGAAACGCTACTATCCGACAAGTGTGCTTGTAACCGGATATGACATCATTTATTTCTGGGTTGCACGGATGATCTTCACAGCTCTGGAGTTCACGGACGAAATTCCGTTCAAAGATGTTCTGATGCATGGTCTTGTTCGTGATGCGGATGGCCGCAAAATGTCCAAATCACTCGGTAATGGTGTGGATCCGCTGGATGTTATTGAGAAATACGGTGCAGACGCGATGCGGTATATGATCTCCACCAGCAGCACGCCAGGCCAGGATCTTCGTTTCCGCTGGGAGCGGGTAGAACAGGCACGTAACTTTGCCAACAAAATCTGGAATGCATCACGTTTCGCACTGATGAATCTGGAAGGATTTACTTTCGAAGATCGCGACATCAGCGGAGAGCTTGGAACAGCCGATTATTGGATTTTGCACCGTCTAAACGAAACTTCCCGCGATATTACGCGTCTAATCGAAGCATACGAATTTGGGGAAACAGGACGATTGCTGTACAACTTTATCTGGGATGACCTCTGTGACTGGTATATTGAATTTGCCAAGCTGTCCTTCTACGGTGAAGATCCGGTTGCCAAGAAAAAAACACAATCGGTACTCGCTTACGTCCTGGATCACACCATGCGCCTGATTCACCCGTTTATGCCATACATCTCGGAAGAAATCTGGCAGCATCTGCCTCATGAAGGCGAGACGATTACACTTGCTTCTTGGCCAGTGTATGATCCTGCGCTGGAGAATACGGAAGCCGTTGCCGAGATGAACCTGCTCATGGATACCATTCGTGCCGTACGGAACATTCGTGCAGAAGTAAACGTGCCGATGAGCAAAAAGATTGAACTGATGGTAAAAGCGAACAGCACTGAGACATACAGCATCATAGAACGCAACAGCCATTACATCCAACGATTCTGCAATACATCCGAGTTCGACAGCGGACTGGACCTGAGTTCACCGGACAAGGCAATGAGTGCTGTTATTACGGGAGCTGAGTTGTACTTGCCGCTGGCAGGACTGATTGATATTGAGCAGGAAGTGGCTCGCCTGGAGAAAGAGTTACAGAACCTTGAAGGTGAAGTACTCCGTGTAGAGAAAAAGCTGGCGAATGAAGGCTTCGTAGCCAAGGCACCAGCCAAGGTTATTGAGGAAGAACGCGCCAAACAAGCGGATTATTCGGATAAACGGGATAAAGTTATCGCCCGGATCAAGGAACTGAAAGGTTAA
- a CDS encoding bifunctional folylpolyglutamate synthase/dihydrofolate synthase, which yields MTELNGTGLHAPLHTYDEAVNWINGLIPFGIRPGLERIVELMSLLGNPHQRLKFIHVAGTNGKGSTCAFLTSVLLQAGYDVGTFTSPYITKFTNRFQYNGEDIPEETLLKLANRLHPLVADMASTALGSPTMFEVSTALALLYYAEECYPDVVVWETGLGGRMDVTNIVTPVVSVITNIGMDHTDVLGDTIEAIAGEKAGIIKPGVPVVTCVTQPEAVKVIKEKAQQVRSTVYLSGEQFSYHRLHSDENGQSFHFAGPFREMDARIRMQGIHQIDNAAGALMVLELLRQYMAFMLDDRDIALGLEHAFWAGRFEKVVDEPRIVLDGAHNPEGAESLAKSIVDVYPHNKLNLMMGMLANKHHEAYLQHILPLVDTLILTEPDFRRKMDAAELLQIVERVRPAIAKQDLEIIVEPDWAKALDLLKSRTEAEDLGVVSGTLYLIADVRAALLHQTDSEKGW from the coding sequence ATGACGGAACTTAATGGCACGGGCTTACATGCCCCTCTGCATACCTATGACGAGGCTGTGAACTGGATCAATGGCCTTATTCCTTTTGGCATCAGACCCGGATTGGAAAGAATCGTGGAGTTGATGTCACTACTCGGTAATCCTCATCAGCGTCTCAAATTTATTCATGTCGCGGGAACGAACGGAAAAGGTTCGACTTGCGCTTTTTTGACGTCAGTGCTGCTTCAGGCGGGATATGATGTCGGAACGTTTACGTCTCCGTATATCACGAAATTCACGAATCGTTTTCAGTACAACGGTGAGGATATTCCGGAAGAGACACTGCTGAAGCTGGCGAATCGTCTCCATCCTCTGGTCGCCGATATGGCCTCTACTGCTCTTGGATCACCTACCATGTTCGAGGTGTCTACAGCCCTCGCACTTCTGTACTATGCAGAAGAGTGTTATCCGGATGTTGTAGTATGGGAGACTGGACTGGGGGGAAGGATGGACGTAACGAATATCGTCACACCAGTAGTTTCGGTCATTACGAATATCGGTATGGATCATACGGATGTCCTGGGAGATACCATCGAAGCGATCGCAGGAGAAAAAGCAGGCATTATCAAACCAGGCGTACCTGTTGTCACCTGTGTTACGCAGCCTGAGGCTGTTAAGGTAATTAAGGAAAAGGCCCAGCAGGTCCGATCAACTGTGTATTTGTCGGGAGAACAGTTCTCTTACCATAGACTCCATAGTGATGAGAATGGTCAATCCTTTCATTTTGCAGGACCGTTCCGCGAGATGGATGCTCGTATTCGAATGCAGGGCATTCATCAGATTGATAATGCTGCGGGTGCTCTTATGGTGCTTGAATTGCTCAGGCAGTACATGGCATTTATGCTGGATGACAGAGATATTGCTCTTGGATTGGAGCATGCCTTTTGGGCTGGCCGATTCGAGAAGGTCGTTGACGAACCCCGAATTGTACTGGATGGTGCGCATAATCCGGAAGGGGCGGAGTCACTGGCCAAGAGCATTGTCGACGTATATCCTCACAACAAGTTAAATTTGATGATGGGCATGCTGGCGAATAAGCATCACGAAGCGTATTTGCAGCATATACTGCCACTAGTGGATACGCTGATCCTGACCGAGCCAGATTTCCGACGCAAGATGGATGCAGCAGAGTTGCTGCAAATCGTCGAGCGGGTACGTCCCGCCATTGCGAAGCAGGATCTGGAAATCATCGTCGAGCCCGATTGGGCGAAGGCACTTGATCTATTGAAGTCACGGACGGAAGCGGAAGATCTGGGGGTGGTGTCCGGCACACTGTATCTCATTGCAGATGTGAGGGCAGCCCTTTTGCATCAAACCGATTCTGAAAAAGGTTGGTGA
- the murC gene encoding UDP-N-acetylmuramate--L-alanine ligase produces the protein MSAIARVMLEMGYTVTGSDVASQELTEKLAAKGAKIYIGHTAEHVNGADLVVYSTAAPADNVERVAAEQLNIPILHRAQMLARLLNERKGVAVAGAHGKTTTSSMIALVMDKCDTDPTYIIGGEIMNLGTNAKAGQGDWVVAEADESDGSFLQYHPWLGIVTNIEADHLENYNSDFEELKKAYVQFLSQIRPEGTAIVCADDENVQSILPELKSRITTYGIDQKADYMASDIVLGDRRISFTMSHQGNVLGTVELSVPGKHNVYNAMATVITCLEAGIPFEKITAAIIQFHGAKRRFQVLGEARDILVIDDYAHHPTEIEATISAAKATGKRIIAVFQPQRYTRTFFLLDAFSRAFAEADEVLITDIYSPAGEKQIEGVHSAKLVELIVQNSNAAARYLPTKEEVVADLQNRLQPGDLVLTMGAGDIWKVGDTLAKGLK, from the coding sequence ATGAGTGCCATCGCACGAGTTATGTTGGAGATGGGATACACCGTTACCGGATCGGATGTTGCTTCACAGGAATTGACTGAGAAGCTGGCAGCCAAGGGAGCGAAAATATATATCGGACACACGGCAGAACACGTAAATGGAGCAGATCTTGTGGTCTACTCTACAGCAGCTCCGGCGGATAACGTGGAGCGGGTGGCAGCAGAGCAGCTTAATATTCCGATTCTTCACCGTGCACAAATGCTGGCGCGCCTGCTCAATGAGCGCAAAGGCGTTGCGGTTGCTGGTGCCCATGGCAAAACGACAACTTCCTCGATGATTGCACTTGTCATGGACAAATGCGATACAGACCCGACCTATATCATTGGCGGAGAAATCATGAATTTGGGAACTAATGCGAAGGCGGGCCAAGGTGACTGGGTTGTGGCCGAAGCGGATGAGAGCGATGGATCGTTTTTGCAATATCATCCATGGCTTGGAATTGTGACCAATATTGAAGCCGATCATTTGGAGAATTACAATAGTGACTTTGAGGAGCTCAAAAAGGCGTATGTACAATTCTTGAGTCAAATTCGTCCGGAAGGTACAGCGATTGTCTGTGCGGATGATGAGAACGTTCAGAGCATTCTACCTGAGCTGAAATCCCGAATCACGACATACGGCATTGATCAGAAAGCCGATTATATGGCGTCGGATATTGTACTGGGCGATCGTAGAATCTCCTTCACCATGAGCCACCAGGGTAACGTACTGGGAACGGTGGAGCTCTCTGTTCCAGGCAAACATAATGTCTACAATGCCATGGCTACGGTCATTACCTGTCTGGAAGCAGGTATTCCGTTCGAGAAAATCACGGCAGCCATCATCCAGTTCCATGGGGCAAAACGCAGATTCCAGGTGCTGGGTGAAGCACGGGATATTCTGGTCATCGATGATTATGCTCATCATCCGACTGAAATTGAAGCGACCATCAGTGCTGCGAAAGCGACAGGGAAACGTATTATTGCGGTGTTCCAACCGCAGAGATATACGCGTACCTTTTTCCTGCTGGATGCGTTTAGTCGTGCTTTTGCGGAAGCAGATGAGGTACTTATCACCGATATCTATTCTCCGGCTGGAGAAAAACAGATTGAAGGTGTGCACTCCGCTAAACTGGTTGAACTGATTGTTCAGAACAGTAATGCTGCTGCTCGTTATCTCCCTACCAAAGAAGAAGTTGTAGCAGATTTGCAGAATCGTCTGCAGCCGGGAGATCTTGTACTCACGATGGGTGCAGGGGACATTTGGAAAGTCGGCGATACACTCGCCAAAGGATTGAAATAA